CGCATCGTAATATCAACAACAAATTCAGTGTGAAGTATTATTTaaatcttgttcttgttgatgAAGAAGACAGACGCTATTTCAAGCAGCAGGAGATCACTATATATAGGCTTCAAGAGACTTCCTGATTACTCATCTCCAAATACTGTTAGATAAATCACTATTGGGAAGGAGATCTACTACTGGGAGACTTCTGTAAAGCGCatgtttttttccttgaaaATTGTCTATTTCTTTTCCAAGCAAAATGTTTGACTGGTTTTCTTAGGCATGAAATCTTGGTGAGATCATTTCTTTTAGTTGGTGGTAAGTCGGATGTGTTGATTGTATGAACGTCATTGCCAAATTGTTGAACAATTCATCACGAGCATCGATATCTGGTTTTAGTGTGCTCAATTGTGTagattcttttccttttttttttttctttcctaagtCTGCATATCGTTCAGCTGTTCTTTTGTTGTTCAGAAGGAATAATATTCTGCTTTTAGGATGCCtcaacttttcttctttaagtGCAACGCTACTTTCTTATATTACACCTAACTAATTGTACTAATTCTGCTTGTGGCTAGAAGAGCACCACACGCCAGCAAGAGAAGTCGGCAAAAAGGACTTGTAACctgagaaaaaggaaattgaaaatagcTTAATTCTCTTATTAAATGGCATTACACCAGATTAAGGTTACTCCTTTGACTGTTCCTTGCAGGCATAGGGGATATCGTTATCAGTTTGGATACTAACTCATGATTGCTGCGAAATTCTTTTGTTAGCACATTTGGCCGTTGAAGCCATGAGCGCACTTAACTTGTGCAAACTATCTCCTTCTATAACTTTTCTTCGATTTTAATAGGCATCGTCCTATCATATTGGATAAGTATGATAGGACTATGAGCAATATTAATGGTTGATTTGTTGTAGTACAATTTTAATGGGcattctctcttattttagTAGTCATCACATCTTCAACCAAACAAGCTCACATAGTTCTTGTGCAATAGCTTGAAATTCGGGTACACATCGCTCATATGTGTATTTTTGTTCAATTGTGAATCTAATTGACTTGTCTCTACTCTAAGTCAAGTCTTAAGGCTCAATTCAATCTATATAGTTATGTCTCAGTGAACTACAAAGGTCATTCACTGATACataacttttcctttttcgcTTTTGCCTTTCTCAGACCCCAATTCTACACACCAAACCCAACGCCAAATTCCTCTTCCCATAAAAACTAAACCCTTACTTAAACCTTCACTCGTTTAGGTTTTAGCTTTGTCTCCTTCGCCAAATCTAACTTTTTCGAGAGAGCGTATATATGGGTATAGgtggattggattgaattggacaaaaccaaaatttcagGTTCGAGTAGAGCTCAAAACCCAACTCATACCACACGGGTCCACGACTCGATTTTGAGGCTTGTCTGAAGCATGGATAGTAACTGGGGTTGACTCGATGGTAAAACAATGAGCAAGTTTATCAGTCATTTTTATACTTATTAAGATATATTGGCTCAATATAGTGCTAACGGATAACTCTTGAGTTCCATTGATGCTTCATGATGTCGTCTCAAGCCTCATAATGTCAATGACCTTTGTAGTTCACTTGGATATGTTTATGAAGAGTCAATCTATAAGTAAACTTTATATTTGAGACCTCCCAAACAACCCTCCATCCCGGCACTCTTGAGGCAAGAACCCCTCGTGTCcatgtcatatcatttttacattttgtaTCTAAGTTTGACCCTATATTTCAACCTCCAAACTCTTGAGGTTATGACTCGGGCTCAATCTAGCTCCCATTAAGTTTTTAATCCTTGAACACATGGTTACTTCTAAGCTTACTAACACTTTAACTTGACAATTTTGCACTCTTTTTTGATGTGTAAGTTCACACATTGTTGTTCTCGgtcgcatcatgacatttaTCTTTTTCGGCATGATCAATGTCACTTACATGCCACCTTCTATCTGTCTGCATGTAGAAGTCACAACCTATTTTATTCTTAGTATGGTATACTTACACTTAGTTCTTAGGACTTGGCCACCAAGACTCGTAATGTAGATACATCAAAACTTCTAATGTCTCTTAGCTTAACTTATAACACCTTTTGGTCAGCTTAATGACGCTTTCTCCAACGTAATTTTGACACTTCTCTTAGCCAATTCTCAATTTGGCCCCATCATGTGGCAAACGCAACAAATGACGCTTCACTGTGGTCTTGCTGCAacttctcttttcttgtctCTTAAATCCAGTTGGTACTCCTCCATGAACAAACGCGGTTTTGAAAACTTGTTGTGAAGCCACCCACTTAGGCATGTGAAAATGGCTTTAGGGATACATGTGCTCACTTCTCTTGGGAAGCCTCCACCAGCATACAACCAATTTTCTTTGAGttattttcctctctcttgTTCACCTCTCTCGGAGCACTTCCGTAGCCCTTCTCTTGGAGCACTCACACTGACACTTAACTTCACTGCTTGTAACCATTAATATTATCtcttaatattaatatacaaaaattttagaCGTGAATGTGAGCGATACAATCTAATCGGAATAAGACTGTTTCTTCACCAATGACGATTCTAAAAGAAGGTGAGGCACGACGACGTCATGATCTTGGCACACTCACAACCAACTTTGAGGGAAACCTGAGCctcatatacattttttacctGACTTTGTGGCTTCATCAGACCTGATGTGAGTTTTGTCTTCGTCCACCGAACACAACTTGTGCAAAATGCAAGCTTGTTCTTCCACACACTGTCTGCGTGTGTATGTTCAATTATCTGCGATATATCCGACTTACCCCTTCACTAGGCCAAGTTATTtggctcgaccttgcctctactcggggccaaggtctctcatgtgcaacgtcgcatctcaaATCATCTTGGTCCCCAATTAGCATGACTCATATGTCTTGATGTCATCCTAAGTCACGGAGTTTCGTCGGTCATCACAGCTCACTTGGTCCTACCATCGAGAATGGACACATACTTAGCTAGCGGGTGTATGATCCAACCTCTGAAACATGGACAGAGGCGCAATACTGGTACACCTGTGTCGTCCAATACTGTACTTGAAAAACTCATCTCAAAAGAAGTCGCCCGAGACACTTGTCTCACAACATTCGCTCTCACAGTGACCCACATATGTGTCACATGATAGCTCGCTTAGACCACAAGACCTAagggtggtggagagttgATACCTTGCCTcctcctatagtacattttgaggtattttcaatctttttcgGGTAGACATCATTTTGGCTAACGCTCATACGCTGTCGTGGAGCATCTGTCTAGTGCccaattgacaccaaatttggggagctttcatatttcatatggataGATTTGATTCCAGAACTACATGCCCAAATTTCCTTTGGAACCCTAACTTTCGAGTTTAAGGCTCGGGGCTCTACTCCGCCCTTCAACAAGTCTATTTTTTGCCCTCTATCTACTCATTACTCTTATCTTTCTTATGCTTCGTTCTAGCTTCAATACCCACTCTATATggtatgttggatgatgcaccatCCTCTTCGGTCGTATCATGACACTCGTCTAGACCGTTGTGTGGCCAGATGGGTGCCATTTGAGAGTTGTCGCAATATGAGAGTCACAACCTACTATCTTCATAGTATGATTGTGACATTATCTCCTACTTAAACTAGTCATCGTTCTCAATAACTTAGTCGGGAGCACAATCACTCTATAGATTGTGACACAAATGAGTTATTGCTTTCAGTTGCTCGACAGTGAAATGAGTGCACCGGCATGAATTATGTGGCGGCAAGGTGAGCGACCACGTGAATTGTGTTAACTCtcttattttaaaaccaaacatatttaaaaaataaaacatatattgtctattttattGAAGAAGATTATGAAGTAAAACATATTACacaaaacaatatatatttttacaacAAGATTTGATCAGAAATTCCAAAGGCAATGAACGTCATCCAAAGGAGGCGATGGATGGTGGTTAGCCCCAAACCCAAAGGGTTCTTCAAACCCTTTAGAAGAGCCTACCTTCAACCTCCAAACCTCTCCTCCTccatcttcctcctcctcctcaaaATGCCCCGACCAAAACTTATCCAATAACTCCGTTCCATCTTCCATTGAATTGGAGAAGCAGGTCACGAGCGACGCCTCCGACTCCATTAATGGCGGAAGCACCGTGGATGACATTCCTGTTTCCTCCCCCTTCTTCCCACTCCTCTTCTTCAATACTCTGCATATCACCCATTCCTTCTgcatccaacaaaaaaaaaaaaaaaaaacaNCCTACACTTTAATCAAATTGCCGCCGTATTCATCAAAATTCATTACATTTGACTAACCCATGTCAATAAAATGCTCACTTTGTTTGAAGATTTCAGACAAGGAATGAGAGCCTCGATTCCAAAAAAGTGGGGTTTTTGTTGTGTGTTTACCTGGGAAAAAGCAGAGGATTGGGCGTGTAATCGATATTCATGCATGACCCAATTGGACTTTTGTCCACGAGGGGCTCTGCCTTTGTAAAAAACCAGAGTTTTCTTGAACCCAACAAGGCACCTCCCTTTGAAAATCTCTCTGTCTTTGCCGGTGGCCTTCCAATACCCTGCCTTTGTGGCCCTGTTCGTCCTTAAACCACTAGGGTACTTCCTATCTCTCACACAGAAAAAGTACCATTCTTTCTCCCCCATTTTAGCCTTCCCTGTACACAAATTCAACTGTTCACAAAGACAAAGCCTCAAAAACCACTCAGTGGCTGCGGAATTACCAGGCAAATCCCACGGCTCGCACTTGTTGAGATCCACTTCCGCGATTGCTGGAGAACAGAAACCAGAGGAAACCACTTTCTGGGAAAGATAGTGTGTGATCAGCTCCTCATCCGTCGGGTGGAATCGGAATCCAGGTGGCAGTTCCATCACCGtctgatcttcttcttcttcactctttTCCATTCCAAGAGTTTTAAGGATGTTCTGTTACAGAACAACACTCCGGCCTTTTGTAGTGACACAAAAGGAAAACACGTTCGGTCTGGTCTGGTCTGGTCTGGTCTGGTCTGGtctggtttggtttggtttggtttaaaTTACGACAGAACAAAAATCTCAGACAACTTAATCCTCGTCTATAACAACCTTCTGTCTCTCTCTATTTCTTGACCACGAACATTTCACTTTGTGTGTCGCATGAAAATTTGctcacctttttcttttaattaaatatttattcattaaaaaaaaaagcttttagATCCAATCTTATCCATTTACATGTGTAATACTTTATCTATCTTTTTGTGTACGGGCTTTCGTTTTGATTGTATTTAGGTATTTGAGTGGAATAATTGAGTATCTTCGTTAACGTCTTATTTTCGAAGGATTACTCTCTTGCTAGGATGATCACTAGCAAAGATGAACATGTATTTGATTTCCCACTCTCAAATACGTAATCAATCTGGGATCTACTCATCGAGCACCCATAGTTTGGTGTAAGTCCAACTATGAGTGGAGCAAATAATTTCATGTTTCTTTAGTAAATGTAAGATACTGTATTGTTAATAAAAGGTAGCATAATATCTTAGTAATCAAAACAAtcattttttaacataattatAGTTTCATAACCTTCATGATCCTCGAGAATATCTTACTATTAGAGGAAAGCTCTTCTCGTGATCTTTTCTTTAGGTGCAAGTTGCACCCATGTGAATCAACTGAGTCAAATTCGAAATATTCAAACAAACCTTCTATATTATCTTACCAAATCAAAGGAATTTACACATTTCTGTTTTTAAATTGGATTACGAACTCATTGTGTTACTTCTCTTAATCTTTGATTAAATTCTTATGATCAATATTTACAGTacacacaaaattaaattcgaTCGATGGGTAGAATCAACACTTAAATAACCCGACAAAAACTAAGTTTTagatcatttttaatattgttatcctattttaaaaaaaaaaaaattgtagtgATAAtagtgaaataaaattcatttggATTATTAggtcaaaagaataaaagtcAGTCATGGAGTTAGTTGGTATCTGCCTAAACTAAAAGTCTTCAACTTTataccaattttaaaataattttaaaatgccttCGTGTGGAAGATATCCATATATTAATATACTTTCGTATATATGGAAGCTAAATTCGAATACCAACcaacaagaatttgaacttttatgcTAGAATATAGTAGCCATAAGTCTAACGCGGATGTTTGAACGACTTTAAGAGTTGAGTAAGAGTTCATCATCTCCTTCTTTAATAAGAGCGGACTTCACCCCATACGATATGGTTTGTCGTTACAGCATGACTTGTAGCCACTAGTAAGGTTACGAGTACTATACTGCATCATATTTGAGATGAACTTGAAAAAGAATCCATCTAAacttattttgtaattttagaCTGATCAAAcgagatttaaaattattgttgagtAAGTTCTAGCCGAGTTGActaatatcttttttattaagtttCAAAACTTAGTTTGATTGATTCGTAATGTTAACAATTTAGGTTTAGTTGATTCAACAACTTTTGGTTAAGTGGACGGTGTTATTTGGAATGTTTTGAATGATCGTTCATAAAATAGTCATATATCATATGAATACCATTAATGTTATATATTGagaacaaaaagtaaatatgTATGTCATGTTTGCTGAAGGATGATGCTGCGGGCCTCATGTATAAGTATATGGTTAAAATTAAGTGTCTGTCTTGAAAACACTATTGATAAAGACTCATTTTATAACTATTCAAACAATTTGATCTAAATCGTTTATGTGGAGATATGCGAGTGGTGTTATCTTatacaataaatttgtataagactagctaacaaaaatatttaatctctttctaaatttattaattgagaaaattaatatttcacatgttGATCATATGCGACTTGATCTTGGTTCTGAGTGAGTTATGAGTTCTTGTTTAAAAGAGTTTGTCCTTTCGCTTACATGGGTGATAATAACTTTTGTAGTCGAATCAATTTACCTACTATTTTGGGAACTTGACCAAATAAGAAGTTAGAAACATAATCTTACTACATAGGAAACGTTGTAGATTTGATAAACATAGGAAACGTCAGGTAGTATGACTCTAATAGAATCACATCATACACATATAGGAAATGTCTTCAAATGCATGCTCATATCGTTCGAACAGACCCTAGTAGATCTGGTACATATAGAGAGTGACCTCATGTGTTATTGTGTAGGGCACAACATTAATATGCATATGAGTTCATATCATGTAGGGCGCGGCTGTGTACTTACCAACTATAGTACATATACAAATTCTATCATAATAAACAGTTCATCGTTAGAGATTAGTTGGTAACATTCTAACActctaatataatataataacttATATAAATTCAAAGCGTCTTTACATATGGGTCTTTTGCTCGAACTTCTAGTGGTCAAAATCGACACGAAAATATATCATGTTgctcccattttcttttttctaaatacaattatatcattaaaattgaaaattttaaaaagatatcAACAAAATCTAACCTAATCTTATtatattcaaaaatatttgtcGTGTTCCACCGACAAATAATTTTTGTCCTTAATATTATGGATAATTTagcattattttttttcataataaacacaattttttagagttctaaaaaaatattaaaatatttttttaaaaaaaagccaaaagttttaattttataaattgcAATCATGATCTTCTTCTATAGTCTTCTGAATTAATTATACCACTAGACATAGTTaccaacatttttcatttgcaaattagtaaatattaaaatattagtctACCAAATATAAGACCCATTTGAATTATTGAatgaaatcaataaattaGAAACTATATAGATaacaagaaatagaaaactacaaagaatattttaaaatatatattttatattttattttaaaaaattataaacgacaaaaaaaattaaattgtaaagTTGAAttgacttttaaaattttctttaccaaaaaaaaaaaaaagcgaaatataattattttttaaatgagctctttaattttaaattgatttattttaaatcaagGGATTTATAGGAATATAATATGAAAAGCATATCTTGATGAGCATTATATATTGAAGgaattatttaataacaaaaattctcatttttatcataCATTTTTGTGAGGgtccaaataaataattttttttaatgaaattaaattaattcatactaattatttttggtggaaaaaaaaaaggatattttaattaattggacATTTTGGAATTAGCATTCACATCATTGGACATGGTTGAAGCCATTATGCATTACCTAACCTTGAGAAGTGACGATTTGAGGCTCCACTTGTGAAAAGACTAAAATGCCTTTTACCTATTACATGCTATTAGAGATATCGTTCTTCCAGTAACATCCCGTATGCTTGTGAAATATCATGTGGGTGTGAGTTTTCCATATTTGAGATATGACGTTAATGGTACGTCTTTGCTTCAAAATCATACATCAACTGAGAGAATTTACactaacagaaaaaaaaaattaaaagaaaaatgtcagATAATTAATACgacaatatatttttcttttttattattattttattctattacCAAAAATTATTGCCTATAAAAAAGTGggattacaataattgatatGTTGGATTTGATAAACCCTATTATTGGTTCCATATAAGATAGAGTTTCTTTATTTGGAAAATGaattattcaagaaaaataaaaggctTTCAATTAtgtgaataaaagaaaaagaaaaagaaaaaaatggcattaaagctttccttttcaagaAACTCTTCGCCTATGGATTCAATTGCGCATGGCTGCTTATATCTATTTTAAGGAATTTCAATCTCAAGGGCAAACTCTTCTCTTCATCCAATGGCTCTTATTCCATCCATCACTCACCTTTTATTCATCTCCTACGTCGGTTTGACAAAAGGTTGTATAACCGTTCAAGTtcttgctagcagatattgtctactctAGTCTCTGTTACGTATCTTCGTCAGCTTCACAGTTTtggagaagttttcatacacttgtaaggaatgtttcatttccctctctatCTACAACTGATACAAGATCTAACGGTTTGAAAAATGgataaatgaatattttttaaaattgaagaataaaaactaaatgctaagaaaaatgagaagaatcGAGGTAAGAATATGAGTatgtgaagaagaaggatgacGAGGAGGATAAAGAGAATGAGAGAAGGAATAAGAAGAGGTAGTCACGATATTAGTACGGAGGAGGAGCCCGTAATAGAAGTGTTGGAGGAAGAGACTAAGGGTATGAGCGAGTGGTGCTAGAAGATTCGGTCGGCCATGAGTGTGAGAGAAACTCCCACGTCAAATATTTGGTACAAATGGATgaatttgttggatgatggaagtcccacatcccctaatttagggaatgatcatgggtttataagtgaggaatactaactccattggaattgaggccttttggggaagtccaaagcaaaaccatgagagcttatgctcaaagtggacaatatcataccattgtggagagtcgtgttcgtctaacagaaTTTAGAGATCAAAAGTGTTCTTACcctttaaaaaatgacaaatttgCAAACAAAGAACGAGGAAATCTCTCTAGCCTTGTTTGTCGGTGTCGAGAGTTTGGGTAAGAGATTCGATCAGTCAAAGAAATAAGACATTGACATGGAGCGTCATGTAGGCCCTACTTCCCACTCGCCGacactatttcttttttgtcacACGACATTATTCCACATGGCACGATATGAGTGGTGGAAAAGCATGAGAAATTTTAATACATGATTACTACACTCTCTTTGTTCACacaatatttcttttttgttcttaatatGGGTAGATTCATATAATGTTTAGCGGAttacatataatttttaaattactatcAACACGACaaataataaaagtcaaaatttgTGATCAACTTTCCGACTTTCACAAAGTTATGGACAATTTTTTATGTGTTCGAGTAAAAGAAATTACTGAAAATTTCGAGAtttatcatattaaaaaatggaaaatttgaGATAGATCAATCTCTGCAAATTATCGGCAAAAATCTTTACTCTTAtctatccaaaaataaatgagaaatttatGAGGACGGAGATTAAAATTCTCAATTCTACTTTATTGGTAGACCTCTCTAATTCTTAAACGggtttaaaaacttcaaaaataatcttattattagtacccatttcaaaaaaattataataaactttcaaagtaacattaaaaagagATAATCTATCCCGAGTGATTTATCAAAACTAACCATtcgtgtattttttaattttttttttaaattaaactttttaaaatttaaaaatatattagaaaggctattttgttaaatagtatttttaccataaatatatatataaatatatatatatatatttggactattttcattaaataataataataaaattattttttttttagattttttataaGTTACTATTGaactttaaacataattttaaaaagaaatataaaatttatagatatttttattatttgagtgtatttaaaatattttatattgcTATATTTATGACCAtcctttttcatttcctttatttgGCTATCTTATCAAAACTTTTCAATAAttgtattctattttttttttctttttctttttttatttaaaggataaatggttattttgttttgaaataaaaaaggaaaaaagaaaaagtttcaTCGAGGTATAATATGTAATTTGGTAGAACTTCTCCAACCACTAAAAcaaaagattgaaaaatattattatgcCAAAATATCATGAttgaaaaacatgttttaattgATGGtcaattgaaatatttaatacatgcaaacattcatttaaaaacaatcACATGATGTCACGaacttcataattttttaaattatgggCTTGGTCTACTTGACTTGGGGTGAGGAAATGAGAATATGGTACAACTAatcattttataaaacattatGGCCTTGGTCTCTACTTTTTAGTCTGAGTAGAGTTGGATGTGTACTACTTCTCTACACGTGGTCAACACACGTGCACATAGACCCATCAGGCAGGTTCGTATACATACCCCTGAAATTGTCCTTCGACTAGCATACACTCACGCTGCCAGAAGCCACAGAGGGAAAGGAGCGCGCGTAATATCATGGTGTACATAATATCATAGGGTATGCGTCCACACTAATGATAACGAGAAATATCCTGATGCAgatgaaatacaaaatacatGAGGTCGTCATAGCTTTAAATCATGACATACACATGATGCAATTCATATCTCCATTTTTTCATGAGATAGCATCTCTATGAGACATACATACGAACGGATACTTGACGGATACTTGACGGTTTCAAACGGATACTTGACAGATAAAAAATACATGGTTTCAAAATACATGGTTTCAAACCTATAGACATACATACAAAATACATGGTTTCAAACGGATACTTGACGGATTATGCATGAGTCTGTATGTCCGCTCGCCAAAATGACGTCTACATAAGAAGGATTGGAAATGCCTCAGAATATACTATAGGGGAGGCATGGTGCTGGCTCTCAACCACCACTGGGCCCTGTGGCTTTAACAAACTACCATGTGGTACATGCGTGTATCAGAGCATGGGCAGACGTCATGGGATGAGCATCTCGAGCGTCTTTCTTTGAACATCACAGTACAACATGGGTGTGCTGGTATTGTGCCACAATCCATGTGTTGGAGGTTGAATTATGCACATGCTATCTGGAACGTATATTGTAAATGGTTTAGCATGGATACGAGAGAGTCAGATTGTAATAGccccaatatatatatatatatatataatagttataataataattcataaataaataactaagaaatgattacttaaaaataaaataaaataaaacttaccCACCACtttccactaacctctcatcccaaTCTCATCCTCTCTCCTCAATCCACGGCACAATATCATAGTTGgtccaaaaataaacaaacgTTAGATCtgagaaaaaagtaaaatggctTTCAACAGAGTAAATGacagatttagagatttttttttttctgtaattacggtaaaatcctatcttagatttcttttcttttatagttatggttataagaaagtaatttagaatcaaatcttctttcctttatccaatattatcttcttccctttatccaatattttaccatgtaataatcaaatctcatttttattgtatcc
This sequence is a window from Cucurbita pepo subsp. pepo cultivar mu-cu-16 chromosome LG04, ASM280686v2, whole genome shotgun sequence. Protein-coding genes within it:
- the LOC111792653 gene encoding NAC domain-containing protein 79-like isoform X3 yields the protein MEKSEEEEDQTVMELPPGFRFHPTDEELITHYLSQKVVSSGFCSPAIAEVDLNKCEPWDLPGKAKMGEKEWYFFCVRDRKYPSGLRTNRATKAGYWKATGKDREIFKGRCLVGFKKTLVFYKGRAPRGQKSNWVMHEYRLHAQSSAFSQKEWVICRVLKKRSGKKGEETGMSSTVLPPLMESEASLVTCFSNSMEDGTELLDKFWSGHFEEEEEDGGGEVWRLKVGSSKGFEEPFGFGANHHPSPPLDDVHCLWNF
- the LOC111792653 gene encoding NAC domain-containing protein 79-like isoform X2, which translates into the protein MEKSEEEEDQTVMELPPGFRFHPTDEELITHYLSQKVVSSGFCSPAIAEVDLNKCEPWDLPGNSAATEWFLRLCLCEQLNLCTGKAKMGEKEWYFFCVRDRKYPSGLRTNRATKAGYWKATGKDREIFKGRCLVGFKKTLVFYKGRAPRGQKSNWVMHEYRLHAQSSAFSQEWVICRVLKKRSGKKGEETGMSSTVLPPLMESEASLVTCFSNSMEDGTELLDKFWSGHFEEEEEDGGGEVWRLKVGSSKGFEEPFGFGANHHPSPPLDDVHCLWNF
- the LOC111792653 gene encoding NAC domain-containing protein 79-like isoform X1 — its product is MEKSEEEEDQTVMELPPGFRFHPTDEELITHYLSQKVVSSGFCSPAIAEVDLNKCEPWDLPGNSAATEWFLRLCLCEQLNLCTGKAKMGEKEWYFFCVRDRKYPSGLRTNRATKAGYWKATGKDREIFKGRCLVGFKKTLVFYKGRAPRGQKSNWVMHEYRLHAQSSAFSQKEWVICRVLKKRSGKKGEETGMSSTVLPPLMESEASLVTCFSNSMEDGTELLDKFWSGHFEEEEEDGGGEVWRLKVGSSKGFEEPFGFGANHHPSPPLDDVHCLWNF